A part of Papaver somniferum cultivar HN1 unplaced genomic scaffold, ASM357369v1 unplaced-scaffold_25, whole genome shotgun sequence genomic DNA contains:
- the LOC113341173 gene encoding pentatricopeptide repeat-containing protein At1g12300, mitochondrial-like: protein MTILIKRVVSRFLAALPHSTVTATGRNYVLTGKTPFEIQVCDQCKSGEIKKLDDALSYFNILVYMNPVPCIETFNHLLTSVSRIRCYPQVFPLYQRMKLAGIQPDIYTFTILINCCCHLRQVDYGFCLVSEILKKGFHPNVITFTSLIRGLFLQGRFRPAIQLFDKMIDNGIQPNAVTCGTVITGLCRVGEVGRALELQRKMEKWNCRPNGVSYGVIIDTLCKTGSVDKALNLFLQMTTDRKIIPDVVVYSSVINGLCSSDRLSEAIRLFDDMSSRGISPNAVTYNSMIHAFSQRGCWKEAKRFFDEMADRGISRTVVTYNILMDTLCKQGRMEEAGGLFEEMINLGKQPNVVTYNSMIDGMCLTGKLEEAQRLFDSMAGRGLEHDEYSFDVLINGYCKNFRLDDALQLFEKMKQKGLKRTQVTYNTLLDGLCRAGRVSIAQSLFEEMQSLGVTPNIVTYGAMLDGFWMNRRINEAMELFQSMQGKGLAPNVITYNIMINGMCKEGMLFEAEKLLFEMENNGCIQDAITYATMIKGFIEGENVEKAVELVQKMRKNSPSKATISLLANSLTVDQIKRLEFVKPRCNKGEFWPD from the coding sequence ATGACTATCTTAATCAAAAGGGTAGTCTCTCGATTCTTGGCAGCGCTGCCTCATTCTACTGTAACCGCAACTGGCAGAAACTATGTTTTAACTGGTAAAACCCCATTCGAAATCCAAGTGTGCGATCAGTGCAAGTCTGGTGAAATTAAAAAACTTGATGATGCGTTAAGTTACTTTAATATATTAGTTTACATGAACCCTGTTCCGTGTATTGAAACATTCAATCATCTTTTAACTTCAGTCTCCAGAATAAGATGTTATCCTCAAGTGTTCCCGTTGTATCAGAGGATGAAGTTGGCCGGAATTCAACCTGATATTTATACGTTTAccattttgataaattgttgttgTCACTTAAGACAGGTGGATTATGGGTTCTGTTTGGTTTCTGAGATTTTGAAGAAGGGTTTTCATCCTAATGTTATAACTTTCACTTCTCTGATCAGAGGACTGTTTCTGCAAGGGAGATTCCGTCCTGCCATTCAACTGTTCGATAAAATGATTGATAATGGGATTCAGCCTAATGCAGTCACATGTGGAACTGTTATCACTGGGCTATGTAGAGTGGGTGAAGTAGGCCGTGCGCTTGAGCTGCAAAGGAAGATGGAGAAATGGAATTGCAGGCCGAATGGTGTTTCCTATGGTGTGATCATAGATACTTTATGCAAAACAGGGTCGGTGGACAAGGCATTGAATCTCTTCTTGCAAATGACAACTGATCGGAAAATTATCCCAGATGTTGTGGTTTATAGTTCTGTGATTAATGGACTTTGCAGTTCTGACCGCTTAAGTGAGGCTATACGACTCTTTGATGACATGTCTAGTCGAGGAATTTCTCCGAATGCGGTTACTTATAATTCAATGATCCATGCTTTTAGCCAACGTGGTTGTTGGAAGGAAGCAAAGAGATTTTTCGATGAAATGGCGGACAGAGGGATCTCTCGCACTGTAGTTACTTACAATATATTAATGGATACACTGTGCAAGCAAGGGAGGATGGAGGAAGCTGGTGGGTTGTTTGAGGAGATGATCAACTTGGGGAAACAACCTAATGTAGTGACATATAACTCGATGATAGATGGCATGTGTCTGACAGGTAAGCTAGAGGAAGCACAGAGATTGTTTGATTCGATGGCGGGAAGAGGCCTGGAACATGATGAATACAGTTTCGACGTATTGATTAATGGGTATTGCAAGAACTTTAGGCTGGATGATGCTTTGCAACTCTTCGAGAAAATGAAACAAAAGGGGTTGAAAAGAACACAGGTTACTTACAATACGCTACTGGATGGACTATGCCGAGCTGGAAGAGTTAGTATTGCGCAGAGCTTGTTTGAGGAGATGCAGTCTCTTGGCGTCACTCCAAATATAGTTACATATGGTGCCATGTTGGATGGATTTTGGATGAACCGACGTATTAATGAAGCAATGGAACTATTTCAGTCTATGCAAGGCAAGGGATTAGCTCCTAATGTCATAACATACAACATAATGATCAACGGCATGTGCAAGGAAGGTATGTTATTCGAGGCTGAAAAATTGCTGTTTGAAATGGAAAACAATGGTTGCATACAGGATGCTATCACATATGCAACCATGATTAAAGGTTTTATCGAAGGAGAAAATGTTGAGAAAGCCGTAGAGCTTGTTCAAAAAATGCGCAAAAATTCACCAAGCAAGGCCACTATTTCGCTCTTAGCTAATTCTCTAACTGTGGATCAGATCAAAAGGTTAGAATTTGTTAAACCTAGATGTAATAAAGGGGAATTTTGGCCTGATTGA